The Nicotiana sylvestris chromosome 6, ASM39365v2, whole genome shotgun sequence genomic sequence aatttgacTTTATCTTTAACACTCACGTATCAAAATACTTTGGAAGGGTCTAAATATatctatttatttaattatacTTCGATTAGAGCAATAATGTCAGGTATAATTACATTATAATTTACTAACAATATATGCAGAGGCGGAGCTAAGGGATGAAAGTAGGGttgtgcacggatcggatcggatttagcacatttcgaattcgaatttcggatttcggattctagaaaatgcaatccgaatccgatccgaattatatcaGATCGGATTTTaattggatcggatcggattatgcctcaaagttgcaaactaatatgtatattttctttgtaaaagaggcaatacattaagaaaaattcatgtttatgcaattatgagagtaccaTGATGCCAATATAactaaatctagcaattgtaaaggtaataacttggaggaagATGCAAAGAAAGTCTGGCTATCCGAAAtaaaagtgtagtatttatacattaCCTAATAATTTCGAATTTCGGATCGGATCAAAATATACCAGTCCGAATCTGATCCGAAAtctgaaattttaataaacaaaatccgaaatccgatccaatccgaaatctgaaatcctaaattgaatggatcggttcggatttcggatatccgatccgaatgaatAGCCCTAGATGAAAGGGAGTTATCCGAACCTTCTTTGCCTGAAAattataatatcaaaattttatatatatatatattatttatttattcacgtgtttattttttgttttgaatttcctTGACAAAAGTTCTATAAAACACCCGCCGCAAATAAACACACTACCCCCGGTTGTACTTCACCTCCACCGCCGCCGCTGTAGATCTCCGGCGTCAGGTCACAGCCTCAAACGACAACGTTTAACTCATCTCAACAATCTCTCATGGCCAGCATTATCGTCCCTCCATCCTCTTCACAATCTTCCGTCATTCAAATCAACGCCAAAAACACATCTCTCTCACCTCATCCTCACCAAACGACTCTAGCTTTTCCAATTCTCTCCAGCTCCGGAGGCTCTGCTCTCCGAATCAGAAGTGAAAAATTGCTCAAAAGGACGGCGTTTGCTATATCGCAGAATAGCTCACCTACTTGTGTTGAATTATCGGATACTAATAAACGGACTAAGAGTCCAATTATTGTTATTGATAATTACGATAGCTTCACTTATAATCTCTGTCAGGTAATGCTGAACTTTTTCAAAGTTGAATCGAGAATTGATTTTTTGAATATGAATGAATGATTATGCTTTATTCGtgtaattttaaattaaaattataatgaaGCGTGAGAAAAGAATTGATATTTGAAAATTGAGAAATGTACAAAATTTTTAACTTAGTTTATCTTAATTTCGAAGTATTTGAAGCTTGAGATGATCTTTTGTTTGAACTGATCTTAGAACTTTGAAATATGGTGAGTTATTATCTTAGTTTAAAAAGTTAAGAAAAGAATTAAGTATTATCTTAGTTTTCTTAATTTTGCCTCTCTTTTTTGTTGCTAATGAAGTATATTGAAATTGTAGCTTTATATTGATTTTGAAATACTGAGGctaattattatttttgtgtTTATTAACTTGTTTTTTTTTGAAGTATATGGGAGAGCTTGGATGCAATTTCGAGGTTTATCGAAACGACGAGCTTACTGTGGATGAACTGAAAAAGTAATACTCAAAGTTCTGTTTTTTTTTGGTCAAGCTGTTGTAGTATAGTTACAATATTTACACTTTACCAAGTGGAAGCTAACTTGCAATGCTGGTATGGGCTCACCAACCTTTAAGTAAGGCTTGAAttcataaaatttaaatttgagACCTTTGGTTTCAGCGCTTCTACCTTAACTAGTTAATTGTTAAATTAAGGCTGCATCTGCGTTATCTGATTTTGATTGGTCTTTTCTGTTCTGGATTTGCTGACATGATCATTCAAATTGAATAACTGTAATTGTAGCGGCACAGATTATTGTAGAACTGAAACTGTTGAGCTTGCACATTGAGCAGAGTGGAAGTTGTAGGTCGAATGATAACTGCATAACTATCAATTCATTTGAGCTAGAATTTTGTGGGTACATACTTGTGTGCGCATGATTAACAGTATAGATAAGAAgacaaaaagaaaattgaattgCTAAGTTTCTCTGAATGAGATGCATATGCACTATAGGTTCCTTAAGTCAAATGATTAATTATTTCTGGCTTATTTCATCAGGTTCCCCGTCCCCCTGATCTAAAGGGGAACTGCTTTGGCaacaagatgcttatttgaaattggcaaaataataataagaaaggGACTAGAAAGTACGTTTAATTGAAAAGAGAATCAGGTGGTTTTCCGAAAATTTAAGAGGATTTTATGTTTTTCTTCAGACCTGGCAAAGAATGAGCCTTCTTACTCCCTGAAACTGATTGAGTTGATACCATGTGGTTTTGCTTTAATTTGTTGCAGGAAAAATCCAAGGGGAATACTAATATCGCCTGGACCTGGTAAGAAGAATTTACCCAAAAATATCAAGCTATTGTTTTCCTTTTCCTGGAACTTATGGAAAGATTAGTACTTCTGATCTAATTTTATTGGGATTAGGTGCACCTCAAGATTCAGGGATATCATTGCAAACTGTACTGGAGCTTGGACCAACTGTACCGTTATTTGGTGTTTGCATGGGTTTGCAATGTATTGGAGAGGCTTTTGGAGGTGTGTTATTGAATCAACTATATTTGGAGTTTTTTTGTTGTTTCAATAATTGGCCTATCTGATGGATAGTTTGTTTCTATTCTAtttgagaaagagaaaaaaaattaggTTTACAGAGGCCCTTAAAACGTTAGGTGATTTCTTCCCTATTTGCCTATACCTTGGTGGGTTGAGTTAACCCGTATTTGTGCTGGTGGGAGATACCAGGTACCTGGTGTAATGATCGAGGTGTGCAGAAGCTGGCCCGATCACCAcggttataaaaaaaaaaagtttgttaTCCCTTTCCAATATCGAAATCATGATCTTCACCAACATTTGATCCAAGAAAGTTTTTAGTCACATGAATTTTATATACTGTACAGAACGGTAAAACATAAAAATTATTAGATATGTACCATATTTGCAAAGTTAGTGTCATTTGTTTTGATAAGACTGAAATTAGTCCTATAGTGTCCTAAATGAGTACTGTTCGGGGCTTAAATTTTCTGTTCTGCTGACCGGTTAGAGCAGAGAAACATATCGTACTAGTAGAAAACTATAATGCTTTGAGGAGAACTGGTGACAGTGCAAAAGAACAGTTGAAAAAGTATTTAAAGTTTTGAGTATAACAATCTTCTCGGAGTATTATCTCTACTTTCTTCGTTATTGTTATTCAAGTAGTCAATTGTGTGTTACTGTGTTTTTCACTTCCCTATTCCCTAATCCTCTTTCATGTGAATTTGTTCCTTTGCAGGTAAAATTGTTCGTGCTCCATACGGTGTGATGCATGGGAAAAGCTCCCTTGTGTATTATAATGAAGGTGGGGAAGACGGCTTATTTGCTGGGCTATCAAAGTAAGCTCTCCTTAATTTAATAATTGATTAGACAAATATCATAACAAATTGCAGTTTGGTCTTTCTGATTATTTTTTATAATCAAGATAAGTGAATTTCTCCATTGAAAGTTAAGATCATAATTTCCTACAAGTTACAATTAGTTTCCTTTGCGATTGATACGAGCTACATCACCCTGCAATTTGATCTGAAGAAGACCAAAGACTATGAAACAACCGAGATGCTCTTTCCACTAGACCAATGAAAACTAGTACAGTAGATATTCAAGGGGCTTAACAAAACGACCTCGAAATCGACTTGATTGCCTAACTGGGGTTTTTAACATTGCGTTCTTGACCTCTTGTCCATCTTTCTTCCCCTGCATTTCCTTTAAGACCTTCCTTTAAGCTGAAAAGCTTCCATACAATAGAGAATCTGTTATAGAATGATTGGCTGAGCAAGTGGTAAAGCAGAATGGGCTTGTGATCTTTTGCCTTTGGATTCAGTGCTTCTTTCTTTGGACCAGCAACAATCAAGCTTGTGCAATGGATCCAATAGCAGGTGTTATCTCAAGGTGCTCTACTTGAACATGGTGCAGTAGTAGCCTGAGTGTCTCAAGTCTAAAATTCTTCAGGCGGAATTGGAAATACTTTTGCTAAACTTTTCTGATCGACCATCCAATGATTCGTGTTAAGATGAAACCTCATAAGTTTCGGTTTGCCTCTCTAAGAGTTTTCCTTCAACACTAGCAATAATGGGAAGTATGCCCACCGGAGGAGATTCAATAGAACCTCTTAGTTTTCTTGAAACATAGATGATAACTAGTGATGCCGAAAGTACTAAAGCTGCAAAAACTTCAATGATAATTGTGTTATTCAGTCCAATTTCCTTGACTTATTCCGCTGAGTCTATTTCAATGTCAAAGCTGCTGGTTTCAAAGTCCGTGTCACAATTTTCTGAACTCCAGTTAGTTTCTTCAGCTCCTTTTATTTCTGTCTCCGTTAATTCTTCTCCAATGCTTTCCTGTGAGATTCttcagaaacagcctctctacctctacgaggtaggggtaagatctgcgtacatactaccctccccaaactccACTTATGGGATtccactgggtatgttgttgttgttgctttccTGTGAGATTCTCTTGACCTGCTCAACCTTGTAGTTAGCTTCTGCTTGCTCAACTTTGTTGCTTGAATGAGCAAACTGCGCATTTGTGCGCAATACTTGAAATCTCATCAACTAATGCTTCAGGGTTGATGGTCTCTGGTTCTCTTGATCAGGATCCTTCTTAACAAGAGCTTGACCCCTCTACAGCTGCTCTTCAGAACCTTCAACTTCTTCCTCATCCACTTCCTTGGAACTAGTAACTTTACTCGCAGCTTTTTAACATGGTCTCCTCCTCTTCATTACCATGTACAGTCGCAGTAACTTCAACCTCTGTGCTGTCGGTCCTTTTGTGGCTGAGTTGTTTTTTCCATTTCACGAGTTGCTACCTTCAAGAAACCCACTATATCTTCAACAAATTTGACTGCCTTAAGTTCATAGTGGGAGAACTATGAACTCAACTCCAGAAAATCACTTTAAGAATACACTGTCTTATCCATATATACTTTGGGAGAACTCAGTGGTGGAGTCCCTTTCTGTGGAGTAACACCGTTCATATTTCTTCATGCTTGTCCGTGCATTTCTCCCAAGAAACCAATAATGCACTTCTCCGGACAGTAGAATCACTCTCTTGTCGTCCTTTCTTTTTCACTCTGACTTTctttcttgaaacattttggtaatgGAAAGGGTGAGCGAATAACAAATACACAGGTAGTGGGAGGACAGAAGATTTCCTGATTGTTTATAAGGTGGTCTTTAATCTATCTCTCAAATGGCTGTCATTGTATGTCCCCTATCTTACATTAAAGGAAAAACTTTTGCAGCAAGACAAATTTTGCTTTCTTCGTATTTTAGCATACCAGTTGTTTTGTCGCTTTGTTATCACTTTGTGTGCCAACACATTCAAATACATTTTTTATTGTTTACTTATACAACTGAAGCAAAGAGAGAACTTCGCAGATACTTCAAGACTTAGGATTGAACTCTACTATGTCAATTTTGGTGAGCATAATGCCTCCAAAgcttcctttctttttaaccaaACTACCTCTTTTGGTAAATTTCTATCTTGATTTCATCTCTTCATGAAAAAACCAAAAGCTCTTCCTTCCCTCTCTATATATCCAAACAATGGAAGGGCAGAGGCCTTTGGTGTCCTGTCCAGTCAAGAATTGGGGCCTCACAATCACTAGCCAATATGTTTTTCTCTCATGCCTTTCTTCTTTCATGGTTCGATATTCGATATTCTGGTGTTTTCCAACAAGCCTTCCGAGGAGCTCTAGTTTTGATTTGTGGGATCTTCTCTTACATATAAAGCATTTTTACAGAATTTCTCTATCGCGCAACTTTCCCGTCCACCCACTTAATTGGTTCAGGTTAAGTTAAATTCTACTTTATGTCAGTCTAACAAGTCCTTGTAATATCAGTGCCACTTCTATTATCTTAAAATAAGTGGAACTTTGTCTGATTTATGCTGAAATCTTGATATTACCTATCTCATTTCAGCCCATTCACAGCTGGTAGATACCACAGTCTTGTAATACACAAGGATACTTTCCCCAAAGACGCTCTTGAGATAACTGCATGGACAGAAGATGGTCTTATAATGGCTGCTCGTCACAAAGTTTATCGACATCTACAGGTAAAAATCTGCATCCTTTATGAACTAAACTAGTGCTGTTGTCATTCTGCTATCGATTCATTGCTCCGAGCCCTGTATTTGACTTGGTGAAgagttttaaaattttgaaaatgttATATGGTGATGTGAATTAATAAAGTAAGAATCGTGTATGTTTAAATTTGATCTATTGCATCTTGCTTGTTTAATATAGGGGGTGCAATTCCATCCTGAAAGTATTATCACAACGGAAGGCAAGACAATAGTTCGCAATTTTGTCAAAATGATAGAGAggaaagaagaagcagaaactCAAGACTAGACCCTCTATATTCATATACAATATTATGATTTTGCCTAAATAACCTATGCAAAAGTATGTACTTTTTCCTTGTAAACTAGCAAAGGTAATTTATTAGTTGTCAATACTTGTATTCTTCTTCTCGTCGTGGAAATAGATTTAATTTGCATTGTGCTTTCTAATAACGGGCTCGAGTTGTGGAAGTAGCCACTAATACTTGCATTAAGGTAGACTGTCTATATCACACTCAACGGCCTTTCCTCGGACCTTGCGTGCACCGGCTTGCCCATTATTTTCTAATAACGATCTTTATATATGTGTTGACTGGCTTGATTAACTCAAGACttggattttctttttgttttttgacatcacaattgcATATATCAAGAATATACAAGCCTATTAAAATCGAATTTCGAATTAAAGAAAGACGAAGATTAGCATTGTAAACAACTCGGATAAAATTTCCAA encodes the following:
- the LOC104241841 gene encoding anthranilate synthase beta subunit 1, chloroplastic-like; protein product: MASIIVPPSSSQSSVIQINAKNTSLSPHPHQTTLAFPILSSSGGSALRIRSEKLLKRTAFAISQNSSPTCVELSDTNKRTKSPIIVIDNYDSFTYNLCQYMGELGCNFEVYRNDELTVDELKKKNPRGILISPGPGAPQDSGISLQTVLELGPTVPLFGVCMGLQCIGEAFGGKIVRAPYGVMHGKSSLVYYNEGGEDGLFAGLSNPFTAGRYHSLVIHKDTFPKDALEITAWTEDGLIMAARHKVYRHLQGVQFHPESIITTEGKTIVRNFVKMIERKEEAETQD